Within the Govania unica genome, the region CCTTCGCCTTTGGGTATAACTGGTTTTATGCGGACAAGGACGGGCAGGTGGGCTCGGTTTTCACCGGCCGGTTTGTCAAACATCGCAACGATCAGGATATCCGTCTGCCCGCCACGGGTACAGGCGGGTATGAATGGCAGGAATTTTTACCGGCCAATGCCAATCCGGCTGTTCTGACCACCGGTTATATTGTCAATTTCAATAACAAACCGGCAAAGGATTGGCCCAATTCCGGACTCTATTGGGAACAATGGGCCGAAGCCAATCAGGTCGATATCCTGCTCGGCGAGATCACCAAGAAAGAGCGTCTGACCTGGAATGATATGTGGGACATTAACCACGTCATCTCATATCGCGATGTGAGCGCAAGTTATTTCGTGCCTTATATTCTGCGCGCTCTTGAGAATGCCGAAGTCGGCAGCGATCTTGCGAAGGCGCGGGCCTTGATCGCGAAGTGGAATCAGATGCGCACGGACGATGACGGGGACGGCAAGTTTGATACTGCCGGTCAGGCGCTCTTTGACGCCTGGCTGCCGGTCATGGTGCGTGACACGCTCGCACCGACGCTTGATGGCTTTGCCAGTGCGCCGATCTGGCTTGCGGCAGGCTATCAGACCAAAGCTCCACGTCTTGAGGAACATCCTTCGGCGGGAACTCTCGTCACCTATCATGCGCTTCTAAGCAGTGACGGCCGCAGCGGCGTTCATCACTATTATAATTTCTTTGGTGACCGAGGGCCTGACGAGGTCATCCGCTCGGCCATGAACAAAGCGATCGAAAATTTGAAAAAAACCCAGAGTGGGGACATGTCGAAGTGGCGCATTCCGGCTGTTCCGCAGGTCTTTTTCGATAGCAACGCCAACCGCATCCCGATGACAGGCAAGGACAAGTTGCTGACGCTGCCGCTCTATGCCAATCGCGGGGCCATGAATTTAATGAGTGGTTATGGCCTCGAAGACAAAGGCGTGATGGCGGGTTTCGTGCTTCCGCCCGGTCAAAGCGGGTTCATCCCGCCCGAGGGTAAATGGCAGGATAATCCGTTGTTTGCCAATCATATGCAGATGTACCGGGATTACGGTCTCCGGCCGTTGTGGCTCAGCCGCGAGCAGATTGAAAAAAATCTCGGTGCCGAGCCGATCAGTTTTGCTGTCGATCTTTCATTCAAGCACAAGCTTTGATCTGGTTCATTGCTTGACTGAAAACTTCACCCCTCTCCGCATCGCGGGGAGGGTTTTTTTTGTCGTCTTGCCATTTTTGGGCCGCATGGCTATAAGCGACCTGAACATTGGGGAGTAGTCGTCCTCCGTTTGAGGGGAGCTCGCGTCAACAAACTTGGCCCAACCCGTGAGGGAGCAGGCCATGGCGCGGTGCGGCAATCAGGTCCTAAGGGTCTGAATGCTTGGCGAGACCATTGGTATCACCGCGCTCAATCCATGCAGGGTCGGGCGGTGCGGTGTGCCTTTGGTATCGGTCCGGCCCTGCATGTAGAAAATCATGGAATCATTTCTGGTTTCCACGGGCGTCGTGGCCATCGCCGAAATCGGCGACAAGACCCAATTGCTGGCCCTGTTGCTGGCCGCCCGTTTCCGCAAACCCGTAGCCATTATCGCCGGGATTTTTATTGCCACGGTGGCCAATCATACCTTGGCGGCCTGGGTCGGTACGCTCGCGGCTGAACTGTTGTCCGCCGATGTCATGCGCTGGGTTCTCGGTCTTTCCTTTATCGCCATGTCGGCCTGGGCGCTGGTGCCTGACAAAGTCGATGATGAGCCGCGCCAATACGGTCATTTCGGCGCGTTCCTTGCGACGGTCGTGGCCTTTTTCCTGCTGGAAATGGGCGACAAGACCCAGATCGCAACGGTGGCACTGGCGGCGCGGTTC harbors:
- a CDS encoding TMEM165/GDT1 family protein is translated as MESFLVSTGVVAIAEIGDKTQLLALLLAARFRKPVAIIAGIFIATVANHTLAAWVGTLAAELLSADVMRWVLGLSFIAMSAWALVPDKVDDEPRQYGHFGAFLATVVAFFLLEMGDKTQIATVALAARFDNVLWVAMGTTLGMMIANVPAVLLGDAVTKRVSLKLVRIIAALIFAVIGVLTLLNVGAFF